In Brassica rapa cultivar Chiifu-401-42 chromosome A06, CAAS_Brap_v3.01, whole genome shotgun sequence, a single window of DNA contains:
- the LOC108872244 gene encoding LOW QUALITY PROTEIN: uncharacterized protein LOC108872244 (The sequence of the model RefSeq protein was modified relative to this genomic sequence to represent the inferred CDS: inserted 1 base in 1 codon), which yields MINQKLGGENSRVGNALGXRSGTHKYCAAFVCGLKATIVGIFVR from the exons ATGATAAACCAGAAATTGGGAGGAGAAAATTCACGTGTTGGCAACGCACTTG AGAGAAGTGGGACCCACAAGTACTGTGCAGCATTTGTGTGTGGTCTTAAAGCAACCATAGTAGGAATCTTTGTCcgttaa